A single Tenacibaculum sp. Bg11-29 DNA region contains:
- a CDS encoding TonB-dependent siderophore receptor yields MNKKLSIIIYICFVMSVFSQEKIDIVFSNTQILDVLKKTESDFKIKFSFDSNIIKQIVFSFIRKECSLDQLISEIENKTSLKFNKINSRYYFITIQKKNKAFNLLKEVLITNYVTSGINKNKNGSVSILPQQLGVLPGLTEPDVLESLKIIPGVQSPDETASGIYIRGGTPDQNLIFWDGIKMYYSGHFFGSLSAFNPYTAKKVTLSKSGTQARYGNKVSGVIDIITEENIPKKTTGGFGFNMTHADAHIRVPLSKKVALTASFRRSFTDLINSVTFSKLSRRVFQTFNANQERNIITNYVSFNRDNSFYFADYSAKLIIKPHAGEILSFSFLHTKNKLSNSFEIPLYKDLYQDNLDIKNTGFSFLWKKKINKKLEHNFKFYYSNFKLNYYAEYNYRNDLFIRESTKTNSVKDFGLSYNLNYKANDRTNFLLGYDFLSNEAQYVLRYKEDDNYNNKKTNSLQQDKGTNNTRSFFAECIYDTNNWKINTGLRFNYFDKINRSVIEPRLYIEAKISNSISFKASLEQKHQTLSQIIEFQSSRLGFDLENQVWAQVNNESVPLQKSFQISSGLIFNKNKWKIDIEPYLKKINGMTSKTAGYNDQTDDFSRGEGEIFGIDFLINKKIGNYRTWINYSFTKNKFKFLDLENKFFPANHDITNYFSWSHAYKFNNYEFSLGWSHRTGNPYTAIHEFKIDADTGTPTIFLDTDNINANRLPKYHRLDGSVTYSFDLSYRWKGKLGFSILNIYNKKNILSRTYTAEPTLDDSNSITYELKKVDRISLGVTPNLVFRVSF; encoded by the coding sequence ATGAATAAAAAATTAAGTATAATTATATATATATGCTTTGTAATGTCTGTTTTTTCTCAGGAAAAAATAGACATTGTTTTTTCTAATACTCAAATTTTAGATGTTTTAAAAAAAACAGAATCTGACTTTAAAATTAAATTTTCTTTTGACTCAAACATAATTAAACAAATAGTATTCTCCTTCATACGAAAAGAATGTTCACTTGATCAACTTATTAGTGAAATAGAAAACAAAACCTCACTTAAATTCAATAAAATTAATAGTAGATATTATTTTATAACAATTCAAAAAAAAAATAAGGCTTTTAATCTTTTAAAAGAAGTACTAATAACCAATTATGTTACCTCTGGTATTAATAAGAATAAAAATGGTTCTGTTTCAATTCTCCCTCAGCAACTTGGTGTACTTCCAGGCTTAACAGAGCCTGATGTTTTAGAAAGTTTAAAAATAATTCCAGGGGTACAAAGCCCTGACGAAACAGCTTCAGGTATTTATATAAGAGGAGGTACTCCTGATCAAAATTTAATTTTTTGGGATGGAATAAAAATGTATTACTCTGGACACTTTTTTGGAAGTCTATCTGCTTTTAACCCATACACAGCTAAAAAAGTAACTTTATCTAAAAGTGGAACACAAGCTCGTTACGGAAATAAAGTCTCTGGTGTAATAGATATAATAACCGAAGAGAATATTCCTAAAAAAACAACAGGAGGCTTTGGTTTTAATATGACGCATGCAGATGCACATATTAGGGTTCCTCTATCTAAAAAAGTTGCACTAACCGCATCTTTTAGACGTTCTTTTACCGATCTAATTAACTCAGTTACTTTCAGTAAATTATCTCGAAGAGTATTTCAAACATTTAATGCAAATCAAGAAAGAAATATAATTACGAATTATGTTTCTTTTAACAGAGATAATAGCTTCTATTTTGCCGATTATTCTGCAAAACTAATAATTAAACCTCATGCTGGAGAAATCTTATCTTTTAGTTTTTTACACACAAAAAATAAACTATCAAATAGTTTTGAAATACCGCTATATAAAGACCTTTATCAAGATAATTTAGATATAAAAAATACCGGTTTTAGTTTTTTATGGAAAAAGAAAATAAATAAAAAATTAGAACACAATTTTAAATTTTACTATTCAAATTTTAAATTAAATTATTACGCTGAATATAATTACAGGAATGATCTTTTTATTCGTGAATCAACTAAAACAAATTCAGTAAAAGATTTTGGTTTATCTTACAACTTAAATTATAAAGCTAATGATAGAACTAATTTTTTATTAGGTTATGATTTTTTATCAAATGAGGCTCAGTACGTTTTAAGATACAAAGAAGATGATAATTACAATAACAAAAAAACAAACTCACTTCAACAAGATAAAGGAACTAATAATACACGTTCATTCTTCGCTGAATGCATTTATGACACTAATAATTGGAAAATAAATACGGGTTTAAGATTTAATTACTTTGATAAAATAAATAGATCGGTAATTGAGCCTCGTTTATATATAGAAGCTAAAATTAGTAACAGCATCAGTTTTAAAGCTTCTTTAGAGCAAAAACATCAAACACTTAGTCAAATTATAGAATTTCAATCATCTCGTTTAGGTTTTGATTTAGAAAATCAAGTTTGGGCTCAAGTAAACAACGAAAGCGTACCTCTTCAAAAAAGTTTTCAAATTTCATCTGGGTTAATTTTCAATAAAAATAAATGGAAAATTGATATTGAGCCTTATTTAAAAAAGATAAACGGAATGACATCTAAAACGGCTGGCTATAATGATCAGACAGATGATTTTTCTAGAGGTGAAGGGGAAATCTTTGGAATTGATTTCCTTATTAATAAAAAAATTGGAAATTATAGAACATGGATAAATTATTCTTTTACTAAAAATAAATTTAAATTTCTAGATTTAGAAAATAAGTTTTTTCCTGCTAATCATGATATTACAAATTACTTTTCATGGTCACATGCCTATAAATTTAATAATTACGAATTTTCATTAGGATGGAGCCATAGGACGGGAAACCCATACACAGCAATTCATGAATTTAAAATTGATGCTGACACTGGTACTCCAACTATTTTTTTAGATACTGATAATATAAATGCCAATCGCCTTCCGAAATACCACCGTTTAGATGGTTCTGTAACTTACTCTTTTGATTTATCGTATCGATGGAAAGGTAAATTGGGTTTTTCAATTTTAAATATTTATAATAAAAAAAATATTTTAAGTAGAACTTATACAGCTGAACCTACATTAGACGACAGTAATTCAATAACTTATGAACTAAAAAAGGTTGACAGAATTTCTTTAGGAGTCACTCCTAATTTAGTTTTTAGAGTTAGCTTCTAA
- a CDS encoding GlmU family protein, whose amino-acid sequence MNYILFDGDVRNALLPFTYTKPVADIRIGILTIREKWEMYLGLTTTTITEEYLEEKYPMVEMEENVLLNASFLPTESLIEKVKSLKVNQAIFKGEDVIAFYTIDTQEEVDFSSYEQIEFEDEIIQIKNTWDIFSLNDKAIRNDFDLITEGRTSEPIPETVNYINKEAIFIEEGAKLTFATLNASNGPIYIGKDAEIMEGVLVRGALAMCENSVLKMGAKVYGATTLGPHCKVGGEVNNSVLMGYSSKGHEGYLGNSVIGEWCNIGADTNNSNLKNNYAEVKLWSYETERFAKTGLQFCGLIMGDHSKCGINTMFNTGTVIGVSVNIFGSGFPRNFVPSYSWGGASGFTEYKTNKVFEVAEVVMKRRSIQFDEKEKRILEHVFEETKKYRNF is encoded by the coding sequence ATGAATTACATTTTGTTTGATGGAGATGTTCGTAATGCATTATTACCATTTACATATACTAAACCTGTTGCTGATATTAGAATAGGTATTTTAACTATTAGAGAAAAATGGGAAATGTATTTAGGTTTAACAACTACAACCATAACTGAAGAATACTTAGAGGAAAAATATCCTATGGTTGAAATGGAAGAAAATGTATTGTTGAATGCTTCTTTTTTACCTACGGAATCACTAATAGAAAAAGTGAAGAGTTTAAAAGTAAATCAAGCTATTTTTAAAGGGGAAGATGTTATTGCTTTTTATACGATTGACACACAAGAAGAGGTCGATTTTTCTTCTTATGAACAAATTGAATTTGAAGATGAGATAATTCAAATAAAAAATACTTGGGATATCTTTTCATTAAATGATAAAGCTATTAGAAATGACTTTGATTTAATTACTGAAGGAAGAACATCAGAACCTATACCAGAAACAGTTAATTACATAAATAAAGAAGCTATTTTTATAGAAGAAGGAGCAAAGTTAACGTTTGCTACTTTGAATGCGTCAAATGGACCAATATACATTGGTAAAGATGCTGAAATTATGGAAGGTGTTCTTGTAAGAGGAGCATTAGCGATGTGTGAAAACTCAGTATTGAAAATGGGAGCAAAAGTTTATGGAGCGACTACCTTAGGGCCACATTGTAAAGTAGGAGGTGAGGTTAATAATTCTGTTTTAATGGGGTATTCTAGTAAAGGACATGAAGGGTATTTAGGAAATTCAGTAATAGGAGAGTGGTGTAATATAGGTGCTGATACGAATAATTCGAACTTAAAAAATAACTATGCAGAAGTAAAATTATGGAGTTATGAAACTGAGCGTTTTGCTAAAACAGGATTACAGTTTTGTGGATTAATTATGGGAGATCACTCTAAATGTGGAATTAATACAATGTTTAATACAGGTACCGTAATAGGGGTGTCAGTAAATATTTTTGGAAGTGGTTTTCCTAGAAATTTTGTTCCTTCATATAGTTGGGGAGGAGCTTCTGGCTTTACAGAATACAAAACTAATAAAGTTTTTGAAGTTGCTGAAGTTGTTATGAAAAGACGGAGCATTCAGTTTGATGAAAAAGAAAAGAGAATTCTTGAACATGTTTTTGAAGAAACAAAAAAGTATCGAAATTTCTAA
- a CDS encoding 6-phosphogluconate dehydrogenase, which translates to MKKILALIIGGILLIASLYYAFMYYIPYSEGVRSGELIKISYKGMLVKTWEGEISQGISGAQIFSFSIEDQKEQVIADLQKYQGRYVKVTYKERYGAFFWLGDTKYFVTKVQKEQSPHFRGLKDE; encoded by the coding sequence ATGAAAAAAATATTAGCTTTAATTATTGGGGGTATTTTGTTGATTGCCAGCTTATATTATGCATTTATGTACTATATTCCTTATAGTGAAGGTGTTCGTTCTGGAGAATTAATAAAAATAAGCTACAAAGGAATGTTAGTAAAAACATGGGAAGGAGAAATTAGCCAAGGTATTTCTGGCGCACAAATTTTTTCTTTTTCTATTGAAGACCAAAAAGAACAAGTAATTGCCGATCTACAAAAATATCAAGGTCGCTATGTAAAAGTTACCTATAAAGAGCGCTATGGTGCATTCTTTTGGTTAGGAGATACCAAATATTTTGTTACTAAGGTTCAAAAAGAACAATCACCACACTTTAGAGGCCTTAAAGATGAATAA
- a CDS encoding acyl-CoA thioesterase: protein MNKKKYKHVEETRITISELMLPSHANFSGKIHGGYILSLLDQIAFACASKHSGEYCVTASVDTVDFLNPVEVGELVTMKASVNYVGRTSMVVGIRVEAENIRTGEMKHCNSSYFTMVAKNEEGASVEVPGLIVNVDIEVRRFLKAVKRIEMKKKRQDEFDHGDFTALNYIKDLQDYNVKIEL from the coding sequence ATGAATAAAAAAAAATATAAACACGTAGAAGAAACTCGTATTACAATCTCTGAATTAATGCTTCCTTCTCATGCTAATTTTAGCGGTAAAATTCACGGAGGCTATATTTTATCTTTACTTGACCAGATTGCTTTTGCATGTGCCTCAAAACATTCTGGCGAATATTGTGTTACTGCTTCAGTTGATACGGTTGATTTTTTAAACCCTGTTGAAGTTGGTGAATTAGTTACGATGAAAGCTTCTGTTAATTATGTTGGAAGAACTTCTATGGTAGTTGGCATTCGTGTTGAAGCAGAAAATATTAGAACAGGTGAAATGAAACATTGTAATTCATCTTATTTTACTATGGTCGCAAAAAATGAAGAAGGAGCAAGTGTTGAAGTACCTGGTTTAATTGTTAATGTAGATATTGAAGTTCGTCGTTTTTTAAAAGCTGTAAAGCGTATTGAAATGAAAAAAAAGCGTCAAGATGAATTTGATCATGGAGATTTTACAGCACTTAATTACATTAAAGATTTACAAGATTATAATGTAAAAATTGAATTATAA
- a CDS encoding cyclase family protein: protein MPEIIDLSQEIFEGMPVYKSLPQVKMSVHNTHEEWDNIENPTTKTPAVYKLEMGEHTGTHVDALNHMAAEYKDLSIDTMPLSMFYTEGICLDFSHKKLQELITSKEIQIALSKSDLTIKKGDTVLLYTDHYRKHFNTENWSKGPGITAECARWLGEQKIAAFGVETMSPGVPKVSNKEVHHICGELKFTHYENMINLYKLIGRNRFRFIGLPLKIRGGTGSPVRAVAIFE, encoded by the coding sequence ATGCCTGAAATAATTGATTTAAGTCAAGAAATTTTTGAAGGAATGCCTGTTTACAAGAGCCTTCCTCAAGTAAAGATGTCGGTTCATAATACACATGAAGAATGGGATAATATTGAAAACCCAACAACTAAAACTCCAGCTGTTTATAAATTAGAAATGGGGGAACATACCGGTACTCATGTTGATGCATTAAATCACATGGCTGCTGAATACAAAGATTTATCGATAGACACCATGCCGCTTTCGATGTTTTATACAGAAGGTATTTGTTTAGATTTTTCTCATAAAAAACTACAAGAACTAATCACCTCTAAAGAAATTCAAATAGCTTTATCTAAAAGTGATTTAACAATAAAAAAAGGTGATACTGTGCTGTTATATACCGATCACTACCGCAAACACTTTAATACTGAAAATTGGAGTAAAGGCCCTGGAATTACAGCTGAATGTGCTCGTTGGTTAGGTGAACAAAAAATTGCTGCTTTTGGGGTTGAAACGATGTCACCAGGAGTTCCTAAGGTTTCAAATAAAGAAGTTCATCATATTTGTGGAGAGTTAAAATTCACACATTATGAAAACATGATAAACTTATATAAATTAATAGGTAGAAATCGATTTCGTTTTATCGGACTTCCTTTAAAAATAAGAGGTGGTACTGGCTCCCCTGTTAGAGCTGTTGCTATTTTCGAATAA
- a CDS encoding TolC family protein, with protein MNQINKYIISGFLGLVVSFSINGQEILSKEKAVEMTLKNNYDIRVTKNNLETAKNNKSIYNSGYLPTITGNAGASYSNRDTDSEFQDGSVNSVTGAESKAYNASVGLNYTIFNGFNRKNTFKRLKEAYNLTELQARQVIENTLTTLFLAYYEVGRLSENEATQKVTLNISKKRLQRAVYSFDYGQNTKLDVLNAEVDVNNDSITYINGKRLLANAKRDLNVVLGRNINTAVKVDKNVVYAINLNLIDVLEKAKTNNASLLQTKKNIELKQLDIKINKSGWMPNVGLTSSYAWNKSNNDATSPFSPISNTQTGLNAGVNLSWNIFDGGKTKINVTNAKIALETVGIQKLQQEERLERDVNNAWETYQNALFSLQVQEKNVITNKLNFDRTNERYKLGQITSIDFRQAQVNLINAELSVSSAKYTAKNAELQLLQLAGTLLDYNNF; from the coding sequence ATGAATCAAATAAATAAATATATAATTAGTGGATTTTTAGGCTTAGTGGTTAGTTTTTCTATAAATGGACAAGAAATTTTATCCAAAGAAAAAGCTGTTGAAATGACTCTTAAAAACAATTATGATATAAGAGTAACCAAAAACAATTTAGAAACAGCTAAAAACAATAAGAGCATATATAATAGTGGTTATTTACCAACGATTACGGGAAATGCAGGAGCTAGTTATAGCAATAGAGATACAGATAGTGAATTTCAAGATGGCTCTGTAAATTCAGTTACTGGAGCAGAATCTAAGGCGTATAATGCTTCTGTAGGTTTAAACTATACCATATTTAACGGGTTTAATAGAAAAAACACTTTTAAACGGTTAAAAGAAGCATATAATTTAACTGAATTACAAGCACGCCAAGTAATAGAAAATACGTTGACAACTTTGTTTTTAGCCTATTATGAAGTAGGAAGGTTAAGCGAAAATGAAGCAACACAGAAAGTAACATTAAATATTTCTAAAAAACGTTTGCAAAGAGCAGTGTATAGTTTTGATTACGGACAGAATACGAAGCTTGATGTGTTAAATGCAGAAGTAGATGTTAATAATGATAGTATCACTTATATAAACGGAAAAAGGCTGTTAGCAAACGCAAAGAGAGATTTAAATGTAGTACTGGGTAGAAATATTAATACAGCTGTAAAAGTTGATAAAAACGTTGTTTATGCTATTAATTTGAATTTAATTGATGTGTTAGAAAAAGCAAAGACTAATAATGCTAGTTTATTGCAAACAAAAAAGAATATTGAGTTAAAGCAATTAGATATTAAAATTAATAAATCTGGTTGGATGCCAAACGTAGGTTTAACAAGTTCATATGCATGGAATAAAAGTAATAATGATGCAACAAGTCCATTTAGCCCAATTTCGAATACACAAACAGGTTTAAATGCAGGAGTAAATTTATCATGGAATATTTTTGATGGAGGGAAAACAAAAATAAATGTTACCAATGCAAAAATTGCTTTAGAAACTGTAGGTATTCAAAAATTACAGCAAGAAGAGCGATTAGAAAGAGATGTTAATAATGCTTGGGAAACATATCAAAATGCATTATTTTCATTACAAGTTCAAGAAAAGAATGTAATAACGAACAAGCTTAATTTTGATCGTACCAACGAACGATATAAATTGGGGCAAATTACTTCAATAGATTTTCGTCAAGCTCAAGTTAATTTAATAAATGCGGAATTAAGTGTAAGTAGCGCAAAATACACTGCTAAAAATGCTGAATTACAACTATTACAATTAGCAGGAACTTTATTAGATTACAATAATTTTTAA
- a CDS encoding efflux RND transporter permease subunit has product MKKVISYFIKYPVAVNIIIIAFVLLGSLGYSNLKSSFFPQIDAKFINIKVAYPGASPQEMEEGVVLKIEDNLKGLIGVDRVTSTSSENTASISIETLKGYDINNILAEVKNAVDKVPNFPSGMEPAVVAKIESVAETVSFVVTGNNISLKTLKQITRDVENDLRRIDGISQISITGYPSEEIEIAVRENDLLAYNLTFQQVATAVASENIITTGGSVKTVEEEYLIRANNRLYYGDEIDNLVVRADASGRIIRLKDVATVTDRWNENPNKSYYNGNLAVRVQVSNTNNEDLLSSAEKINEYIDTFNEQHENVEIAITRDSSITLNQRTELLFKNAWQGMLLVMLFLSLFLRPRLAFWVAAGLPVAFFGMFMLAGYFDVTINVLSLFGMIIVIGILVDDGIVISENIYHHYEKGKSPIRAAIDGTMEVIPPIVSAIITTILAFSVFFFLDGRIGEFFSEVATVVTLTLIVSLVEALIILPAHVAHSKALHRDQKLYAFNKYAEQLMDFMRDKLYAPALKFVLNNKFFGLVIPVALFMITIGAFQGGIIKGTFFPSIASDRVAINLTMPQGTNEVITDSIISSIEDKVWAVEKEFTEKYGVDNESVVDNITKRVGPGRSSGSLRINLLPGEQRSFSSREITNAIRERVGKIYGIEALTFGSGGNFGGSPVSVSLLSNNITELKAAKNELKSELNKNQDLKDVTDNDPQGIKEIKIKLKDNAYLLGLTLRDVMRQVRSGFFGLQVQRFQRGQDEIRVWVRYDREERSSIKNLDDMRISTISGTKVPFSEIASYQIERGEISINHLEGQREIKIDADLKGAEASATDVLDDIKQRVMPKIKAKYPSITALYEGQNREASKVSSSAALVGPIILLLIYIVIVFTFRSYGQPLMLLLMVPFSLIGVAWGHWFHGFAVNILSLLGIIALIGIMVNDGLVLISKFNSYLKEGMEFEEALFAAGKSRFRAIFLTTITTVAGLAPLIFETSRQAQFLIPMAISIAYGIVIATFLTLLTLPVLLSISNYSKVYVKWLWNGRKPNREEVERAIIELEAEHEDL; this is encoded by the coding sequence ATGAAAAAAGTTATATCATATTTTATAAAATACCCTGTTGCAGTAAATATTATTATCATTGCTTTTGTGTTATTAGGTAGTTTGGGATATTCGAATTTAAAATCTTCTTTTTTTCCACAAATAGACGCAAAGTTTATTAATATAAAAGTTGCATACCCTGGGGCGTCGCCTCAAGAAATGGAAGAGGGAGTTGTTTTGAAAATAGAAGACAATTTAAAAGGTTTAATAGGTGTTGACAGGGTTACATCTACTTCATCAGAAAATACAGCATCAATATCTATTGAAACTTTAAAAGGTTACGACATTAATAATATTTTAGCAGAAGTGAAAAACGCAGTAGATAAAGTTCCTAATTTTCCTTCTGGAATGGAACCAGCTGTAGTAGCTAAAATTGAAAGCGTAGCAGAAACAGTAAGTTTTGTAGTTACAGGAAATAATATTTCTTTAAAAACACTTAAACAGATTACTAGAGATGTTGAAAATGACTTACGTAGAATAGACGGAATTTCTCAAATTTCTATAACAGGTTATCCTAGTGAGGAAATTGAAATAGCTGTTCGTGAGAATGATTTATTAGCTTATAATTTAACTTTTCAACAGGTTGCAACAGCAGTTGCATCAGAAAATATTATTACAACTGGTGGATCTGTAAAAACAGTTGAAGAAGAGTATTTAATTAGAGCTAATAACCGATTATATTATGGAGATGAAATAGATAATTTAGTAGTAAGAGCTGATGCATCTGGAAGAATTATCCGTTTAAAAGATGTAGCTACAGTTACTGATAGGTGGAATGAGAACCCAAACAAAAGTTATTATAATGGAAACTTAGCTGTACGTGTTCAAGTAAGTAATACGAATAACGAAGATTTATTATCATCTGCAGAAAAAATAAATGAATATATAGATACATTTAATGAACAACATGAGAATGTAGAAATTGCAATTACTAGAGATTCTTCAATTACATTAAACCAACGTACAGAACTATTATTTAAAAATGCATGGCAAGGTATGCTATTGGTAATGTTGTTTTTATCATTGTTCTTAAGACCAAGGTTAGCATTTTGGGTTGCAGCAGGTTTACCAGTTGCTTTTTTCGGAATGTTTATGTTGGCAGGTTATTTTGATGTAACAATTAATGTATTATCATTATTCGGAATGATTATCGTAATTGGTATTTTGGTAGATGATGGTATTGTAATTTCAGAAAATATTTATCATCATTATGAAAAAGGAAAATCACCAATTCGTGCCGCTATTGATGGAACTATGGAGGTGATTCCACCTATTGTTTCGGCAATTATAACAACTATTCTAGCCTTTTCAGTTTTCTTTTTCTTAGATGGAAGAATAGGTGAGTTTTTTAGTGAAGTTGCTACAGTTGTAACACTTACATTAATTGTATCATTAGTTGAAGCTTTAATTATTTTACCAGCTCACGTTGCGCATTCTAAAGCATTACATAGAGATCAAAAGTTATATGCTTTTAATAAGTATGCAGAACAGTTAATGGATTTTATGCGTGATAAATTATATGCACCCGCATTAAAATTTGTATTAAATAACAAGTTTTTCGGTTTGGTAATTCCTGTAGCTTTGTTTATGATTACAATAGGAGCTTTTCAAGGAGGAATAATTAAAGGAACCTTTTTTCCATCGATAGCAAGTGATAGAGTTGCTATTAATTTAACGATGCCACAAGGAACCAATGAGGTAATAACTGATAGTATTATTTCATCGATTGAAGATAAGGTTTGGGCTGTAGAGAAAGAATTTACTGAAAAATATGGGGTTGATAATGAATCTGTTGTTGATAATATTACCAAGAGAGTAGGGCCAGGAAGATCTAGCGGATCACTTCGTATTAATCTTTTACCAGGAGAACAACGTAGTTTTAGTTCTAGAGAAATAACGAATGCCATTCGTGAACGTGTAGGAAAAATATACGGAATAGAAGCGTTAACTTTTGGTTCTGGAGGTAATTTTGGAGGAAGCCCTGTTTCAGTTTCTTTATTGAGTAATAATATTACTGAATTAAAAGCAGCTAAAAATGAGTTGAAATCTGAATTAAATAAAAATCAAGATTTAAAGGATGTTACTGATAATGACCCGCAAGGAATAAAGGAAATTAAAATTAAACTGAAAGACAATGCATATTTATTAGGTTTAACATTACGAGATGTAATGCGTCAAGTACGAAGTGGTTTTTTCGGATTACAAGTGCAACGTTTTCAAAGAGGTCAAGACGAAATAAGAGTTTGGGTCCGATACGATAGAGAAGAACGTTCGTCTATTAAAAATTTAGATGACATGCGTATTAGTACGATATCTGGTACTAAAGTACCATTTTCTGAAATTGCAAGTTATCAAATTGAACGAGGAGAAATATCTATAAATCACTTAGAAGGGCAACGAGAAATAAAAATTGATGCTGATTTAAAAGGGGCAGAAGCTAGTGCTACAGATGTTTTAGATGATATAAAACAGCGTGTTATGCCAAAAATAAAAGCAAAGTACCCATCAATAACAGCCTTATATGAAGGTCAAAACAGAGAGGCTTCTAAAGTTTCTAGTTCTGCCGCTCTAGTAGGACCAATAATTTTATTACTTATTTATATTGTTATTGTGTTTACGTTTCGATCGTACGGGCAACCATTGATGTTATTACTTATGGTACCTTTTAGTTTAATTGGTGTTGCTTGGGGGCATTGGTTTCATGGGTTTGCAGTAAATATATTATCACTTTTAGGAATTATTGCATTAATAGGAATTATGGTTAATGATGGCTTGGTACTTATTAGTAAATTTAACAGTTATCTAAAGGAAGGAATGGAGTTTGAGGAAGCTTTATTTGCTGCAGGTAAATCAAGGTTTAGAGCCATATTTTTAACAACAATAACAACCGTAGCAGGTTTAGCTCCGTTAATTTTTGAAACCAGTAGACAAGCTCAGTTTTTAATACCGATGGCAATATCTATAGCTTACGGAATTGTAATAGCTACTTTTTTAACCTTGTTAACATTGCCTGTTTTATTGTCAATTTCAAACTATTCTAAAGTATATGTAAAATGGCTTTGGAATGGTAGAAAACCAAATAGAGAAGAAGTAGAAAGAGCAATTATTGAGTTAGAAGCGGAACACGAAGATTTATAA
- a CDS encoding efflux RND transporter periplasmic adaptor subunit: MRKLIIVGAGIIVLLVASLISSYFKNSKKKPEHKVTKVEKTVFVKEVKNGDVAIVISANGNLVAKNKVDIYSEVQGVLRPTGKDFRAGVSYNKGQTLLRINSQEFYASIQSQRSSLQNLIASIMPDIRLDYPDSFEKWNSYLKNYNINKSVQPLPNTNSDKEKYFITGKNIYTTFYNLKNLEAKLAKYNLRAPFKGILTETLVTNGTLVRVGQKMGEFIDLSVFELPLSVNAGFANVLQVGKTVALQNLEKTKTWSGKVSRINGKIDQASQTVQLFIEVKGENLREGMYLEANVPVKTAIDAIEVNRKLLIENKFIYVVKDSVLDLVKINTVHFNENTVVIKGLKNEMQLVSKPITGAYAGMPVKIFSEQNNAKTE, from the coding sequence ATGAGAAAATTAATTATTGTAGGGGCAGGAATTATAGTGCTTTTAGTAGCGTCTTTAATATCTAGTTATTTTAAAAATAGTAAAAAGAAGCCTGAGCATAAAGTAACAAAAGTTGAAAAAACAGTTTTTGTTAAAGAGGTTAAAAATGGAGATGTGGCAATTGTAATTTCAGCAAACGGAAATTTAGTTGCTAAAAATAAAGTTGATATTTATTCAGAAGTACAAGGAGTTTTAAGGCCTACAGGAAAAGATTTTAGAGCAGGAGTCTCGTATAATAAAGGACAAACATTATTAAGAATTAATAGTCAGGAATTTTACGCATCTATTCAATCTCAAAGAAGCTCTTTACAAAATTTAATTGCTTCAATTATGCCAGATATCAGATTAGATTATCCAGATTCTTTTGAAAAATGGAATTCTTATTTAAAAAACTACAACATTAATAAATCGGTACAACCATTACCTAATACTAATTCAGATAAAGAAAAATACTTTATAACAGGAAAGAATATATATACTACATTTTATAATTTAAAAAATTTAGAGGCTAAGCTAGCTAAATATAATCTTAGAGCTCCTTTTAAAGGTATTTTAACAGAGACATTGGTTACAAACGGAACCTTAGTAAGGGTAGGGCAGAAAATGGGAGAATTTATTGATTTATCAGTGTTTGAATTACCATTATCTGTTAATGCTGGCTTTGCAAATGTTTTACAAGTAGGTAAAACTGTTGCTCTTCAAAATTTAGAAAAAACAAAAACTTGGTCAGGAAAAGTTTCTAGGATTAATGGAAAAATAGATCAAGCTTCTCAAACTGTTCAGTTGTTTATTGAAGTAAAAGGAGAAAATTTAAGAGAAGGAATGTATTTAGAGGCCAACGTACCTGTAAAAACAGCAATAGATGCTATAGAGGTAAACAGAAAGTTATTAATAGAAAATAAATTTATTTATGTAGTTAAAGACAGTGTATTAGATTTAGTAAAAATTAACACGGTGCATTTTAATGAAAATACTGTTGTTATAAAAGGTTTGAAAAATGAAATGCAATTAGTCTCTAAACCAATAACAGGGGCTTATGCAGGAATGCCTGTAAAAATATTTTCTGAACAGAACAATGCAAAAACAGAGTAA